From a single Larimichthys crocea isolate SSNF chromosome XIII, L_crocea_2.0, whole genome shotgun sequence genomic region:
- the LOC104922748 gene encoding retinoic acid receptor RXR-beta-A-like isoform X1 gives MSSQQPNNSSASNSPTNILGSPFSVISPSLNSPVVSPSLGFGPISSQISSSAGMHSISSSEDIKPPFGLRPMPPHSPGLMLSQKRLCVICGDRSSGKHYGVYSCEGCKGFFKRTVRKDLSYTCRDNKECLVDKRQRNRCQYCRYQKCLAMGMKREVIKHVKWIKEDGKDEGWMTVQEERQRNREREGELEFSVGVNEEMPVEKILEAETAVEQKTELHSDGGSAGNSPHDAVTNICQTADKQLFALVEWAKRIPHFSELPLDDQVILLRAGWNELLIASFSHRSIALKDGVLLASELQRDSAHSTGVGAIFDRESVQSAEVGAIFDRVLTELVNKMRDMQMDKTELGCLRAIVLFNPDAKGLSNTSEVELLREKVYASLEAYCKQRYPEQQGRFAKLLLRLPALRSIGLKCLEHLFFFKLIGDTPIDTFLMEMLEAPHQLS, from the exons ATGTCCTCACAGCAGCCTAACAACAGTTCAGCGTCTAACAGTCCCACCAACATCTTGGGTTCTCCTTTCTCGGTCATCAGTCCCTCACTTAACTCCCCGGTGGTCTCACCCTCTCTGGGATTCGGACCCATCAGCAGTCAG ATCTCTTCTTCAGCAGGGATGCACTCAATCAGCAGCTCAGAAGATATCAAGCCTCCGTTTGGTCTGAGGCCCATGCCACCTCACAGCCCCGGACTAATGTTGTCTCAGAAGCGCTTGTGTGTCATCTGCGGAGACCGCTCTTCTG GCAAGCATTACGGCGTGTACAGCTGTGAGGGTTGTAAAGGGTTCTTCAAACGAACTGTGCGCAAAGACCTGAGCTATACCTGCAGGGATAACAAAGAGTGCCTGGTCGACAAACGCCAGCGCAATCGCTGCCAGTACTGCCGCTACCAGAAGTGCCTGGCCATGGGCATGAAGAGAGAAG TGATCAAACATGTAAAGTGGATAAAAGAAGATGGAAAAGATGAGGGATGGATGA CGGTCCAGGAGGAGCGCCAGAGGAACCGAGAGCGCGAAGGAGAGCTGGAGTTCAGTGTCGGCGTGAATGAGGAGATGCCCGTGGAGAAGATTTTAGAAGCAGAGACGGCTGTGGAGCAGAAGACTGAGCTTCACTCTGATGGCGGATCTGCAGGCAACTCT CCCCATGATGCGGTCACCAACATCTGTCAGactgcagacaaacagctgtttgcCTTGGTGGAGTGGGCAAAGAGAATCCCCCATTTCTCTGAACTGCCCCTTGATGACCAAGTCATCCTTCTTCGTGCAG GGTGGAATGAACTCCTCATTGCCTCATTCTCCCATCGCTCCATTGCTTTGAAGGATGGAGTTCTTCTGGCCTCTGAGCTGCAGCGCGACAGTGCACACAGCACAGGAGTTGGAGCCATTTTTGACAG GGAGAGTGTGCAGAGTGCAGAGGTCGGCGCCATATTTGACAG GGTCCTTACAGAGCTTGTCAATAAAATGAGAGATATGCAAATGGACAAAACAGAGCTGGGCTGCCTCCGAGCCATCGTCCTCTTCAACCCAG ATGCTAAAGGGCTCTCCAACACCAGTGAGGTGGAGCTCCTTAGAGAAAAGGTCTATGCATCATTGGAAGCCTACTGCAAACAGAGATACCCAGAGCAGCAGGGAAG GTTTGCTAAGCTCCTTCTTCGACTGCCAGCACTGCGATCCATCGGCTTGAAGTGCTTGGagcatctcttcttctttaagTTGATCGGTGACACGCCTATTGACACTTTCCTCATGGAAATGCTTGAAGCTCCCCATCAGTTGTCTTAG
- the LOC104922748 gene encoding retinoic acid receptor RXR-beta-A-like isoform X2, whose protein sequence is MSSQQPNNSSASNSPTNILGSPFSVISPSLNSPVVSPSLGFGPISSQISSSAGMHSISSSEDIKPPFGLRPMPPHSPGLMLSQKRLCVICGDRSSGKHYGVYSCEGCKGFFKRTVRKDLSYTCRDNKECLVDKRQRNRCQYCRYQKCLAMGMKREAVQEERQRNREREGELEFSVGVNEEMPVEKILEAETAVEQKTELHSDGGSAGNSPHDAVTNICQTADKQLFALVEWAKRIPHFSELPLDDQVILLRAGWNELLIASFSHRSIALKDGVLLASELQRDSAHSTGVGAIFDRESVQSAEVGAIFDRVLTELVNKMRDMQMDKTELGCLRAIVLFNPDAKGLSNTSEVELLREKVYASLEAYCKQRYPEQQGRFAKLLLRLPALRSIGLKCLEHLFFFKLIGDTPIDTFLMEMLEAPHQLS, encoded by the exons ATGTCCTCACAGCAGCCTAACAACAGTTCAGCGTCTAACAGTCCCACCAACATCTTGGGTTCTCCTTTCTCGGTCATCAGTCCCTCACTTAACTCCCCGGTGGTCTCACCCTCTCTGGGATTCGGACCCATCAGCAGTCAG ATCTCTTCTTCAGCAGGGATGCACTCAATCAGCAGCTCAGAAGATATCAAGCCTCCGTTTGGTCTGAGGCCCATGCCACCTCACAGCCCCGGACTAATGTTGTCTCAGAAGCGCTTGTGTGTCATCTGCGGAGACCGCTCTTCTG GCAAGCATTACGGCGTGTACAGCTGTGAGGGTTGTAAAGGGTTCTTCAAACGAACTGTGCGCAAAGACCTGAGCTATACCTGCAGGGATAACAAAGAGTGCCTGGTCGACAAACGCCAGCGCAATCGCTGCCAGTACTGCCGCTACCAGAAGTGCCTGGCCATGGGCATGAAGAGAGAAG CGGTCCAGGAGGAGCGCCAGAGGAACCGAGAGCGCGAAGGAGAGCTGGAGTTCAGTGTCGGCGTGAATGAGGAGATGCCCGTGGAGAAGATTTTAGAAGCAGAGACGGCTGTGGAGCAGAAGACTGAGCTTCACTCTGATGGCGGATCTGCAGGCAACTCT CCCCATGATGCGGTCACCAACATCTGTCAGactgcagacaaacagctgtttgcCTTGGTGGAGTGGGCAAAGAGAATCCCCCATTTCTCTGAACTGCCCCTTGATGACCAAGTCATCCTTCTTCGTGCAG GGTGGAATGAACTCCTCATTGCCTCATTCTCCCATCGCTCCATTGCTTTGAAGGATGGAGTTCTTCTGGCCTCTGAGCTGCAGCGCGACAGTGCACACAGCACAGGAGTTGGAGCCATTTTTGACAG GGAGAGTGTGCAGAGTGCAGAGGTCGGCGCCATATTTGACAG GGTCCTTACAGAGCTTGTCAATAAAATGAGAGATATGCAAATGGACAAAACAGAGCTGGGCTGCCTCCGAGCCATCGTCCTCTTCAACCCAG ATGCTAAAGGGCTCTCCAACACCAGTGAGGTGGAGCTCCTTAGAGAAAAGGTCTATGCATCATTGGAAGCCTACTGCAAACAGAGATACCCAGAGCAGCAGGGAAG GTTTGCTAAGCTCCTTCTTCGACTGCCAGCACTGCGATCCATCGGCTTGAAGTGCTTGGagcatctcttcttctttaagTTGATCGGTGACACGCCTATTGACACTTTCCTCATGGAAATGCTTGAAGCTCCCCATCAGTTGTCTTAG